The proteins below come from a single Drosophila suzukii chromosome X, CBGP_Dsuzu_IsoJpt1.0, whole genome shotgun sequence genomic window:
- the C3G gene encoding guanine nucleotide-releasing factor 2 isoform X6, translating into MRVLNTELRLRFKNRKPRPFNRAASADDAMDLGNGTGIGIGTGATTPLTPPEQCLNGATSMHGSISSPSTPGTCSSGIGVGGGGCSSSSNNSINSGGYSAACTPPPPTHHHHGHLQQQQQQQGTPGGSSRVGGAAGGSGVPPAPPSAGSSGHKNSLKGTKLARRARSFKDDLIEKISLMRTTNNTLGRSHSPHSPRTKHGSKAPPTTEEVQRSTQTLETHVKDISNALKHFRDVILKKKLEVLPGNGTVILETIASMYSVIQTYTLNEHSAIMSGATQQVYQSLGKLIKLCDEVMLSEESGECASLSNENVREVIDLLEDAVRNLVTLAQGKLKEQDQCAFRYSGSGLGGIGAAAEIMGKVTASPGVMSHVPGTGIMRVSVAESIGQRTSLPDIALTPKERDILEQHNVNPMRGSHSTESILRDTSPPPKPPLPNRASNPPPLPPKRRSQPVAPPGVGGLGSSSSTSTSNQASPLPYAQSTNISINSDLDCSSNISLLNYGVDRLSVRSRSPDENSQCSFDSALNHSREEEDHHHQQQQQTQQQQQQLRQFPKIPGMIDEDMEKLVSYSAAMEDKVQTPQPLGGGAGVGGGVASANAGAGGTGGAAEVGAAAAAGGGETNSNRHSNESGFVSMREFQSVQSSTKSSSSNSDIAISTAVGSSMEYQQISQSVSHSQRQISSSSSSCTTTSCTTNSSSSTTTTTGYGSSISELEQQQQTTSAVVADLAPALPPKSVQRGSLTRHESTGAGDELDEAQSSSSGWASHRSSQSEMPEMRQLSPHHHLICHQHSCSAQLQHWPSKHRSLIEGTGSCGAFDQRHLVDQEPPPLPMKKKHILAYMEICSASTRSIEQHRHTVHAYNISRNLTQSQTMNIMSVSKELSPELEAPPALPPKNYKQRMATSMGSSPSLQPIIVTTPPPSPKPTLGENGSTGRPDSRMATVCEELHDGLASEDAMPELRSPVLDSNENVSAVDDGQTFYCHSHQLPGEVGVGVGEGVDNAGQPISTPQVLEEEQTVEPRPGVAGDEVAKPEIAAAVRVEEEEEGEEMLINMLEEVNITRYLILKKREEDGPEVKGGHIDALIVHASRVQKVADNAFCEAFITTFRTFIQPIDVIEKLTHRYTYFFCQVQDNKQKAAKETFALLVRVVNDLTSTDLTSQLLSLLVEFVYQLVCSGQLYLAKLLRNKFVEKVTLYKEPKVYGFIGAELGGAGGAAGLGVAGSGGSSAAGGGGGAGNQPSLLDLKSLEIAEQMTLLDAELFTKIEIPEVLLFAKDQCEEKSPNLNKFTEHFNKMSYWARSKILRLQDAKEREKHVNKFIKIMKHLRKMNNYNSYLALLSALDSGPIRRLEWQKGITEEVRSFCALIDSSSSFRAYRQALAETNPPCIPYIGLILQDLTFVHVGNQDYLSKGVINFSKRWQQYNIIDNMKRFKKCAYPFRRNERIIRFFDNFKDFMGEEEMWQISEKIKPRGRRPVNY; encoded by the exons ATGCGCGTTCTCAACACGGAGCTGCGCCTGCGCTTTAAAAATCGCAAACCGCGACCCTTTAATCGCGCTGCCAGTGCCGATGATGCGATGGATCTGGGAAATGGAACGGGGATTGGGATCGGGACGGGGGCTACGACCCCCTTGACGCCCCCCGAACAGTGCCTCAATGGAGCCACCAGTATGC ACGGCAGCATCAGTTCTCCGTCCACGCCTGGCACCTGTTCCAGTGGTATCGGAGTGGGCGGTGGcggctgcagcagcagcagcaacaacagcatcAACAGCGGCGGCTACTCCGCCGCCTGCACCCCGCCACCACCCACGCACCACCATCACGGGCAccttcagcagcagcagcagcagcagggaACGCCTGGTGGATCTAGTCGGGTGGGTGGAGCGGCAGGAGGGAGTGGAGTGCCACCGGCACCACCCAGCGCCGGATCGTCGGGCCACAAGAACAGCCTAAAGGGCACAAAGCTAGCGCGCCGGGCGCGCTCCTTTAAGGACGATCTCATCGAGAAGATCTCCCTGATGCGAACCACCAACAACACCCTGGGTCGCTCCCACTCGCCGCATAGTCCGCGCACCAAGCACGGCTCAAAGGCGCCGCCCACCACCGAGGAGGTGCAGCGCTCCACTCAGACGCTGGAGACGCACGTCAAGGACATCTCGAATGCCCTGAAGCACTTCCGGGATGTTATACTCAAGAAGAAGTTGGAGGTTTTGCCGGGAAACGGCACGGTCATTCTGGAAACCATAGCCAGCATGTACTCCG TGATCCAAACGTACACCCTGAACGAACATAGTGCCATCATGAGCGGCGCCACGCAGCAGGTTTACCAGAGCCTGGGCAAGCTCATCAAGCTCTGCGACGAGGTGATGCTCTCCGAGGAGAGCGGCGAGTGCGCCTCCTTGAGCAACGAGAATGTGCGGGAAGTCATCGATCTTCTGGAGGATGCCGTGCGG AATCTCGTTACGCTGGCGCAGGGCAAGCTGAAGGAGCAGGATCAGTGCGCATTTCGCTACAGCGGTTCTGGCTTGGGCGGCATCGGAGCTGCGGCCGAGATCATGGGCAAGGTCACCGCCTCGCCGGGAGTCATGAGTCATGTGCCGGGCACGGGCATTATGCGCGTCTCGGTCGCCGAGTCGATTGGCCAGCGCACTTCGCTGCCGGACATAGCACTCACGCCCAAGGAGCGCGACATTCTGGAGCAGCACAATGTGAACCCAATGCGCGGCTCCCACAGCACCGAGAGCATCCTGCGCGACACGAGTCCGCCGCCAAAGCCACCGCTACCCAATCGGGCCAGTAATCCGCCACCTCTTCCCCCCAAGCGACGCAGCCAGCCGGTTGCACCACCGGGTGTTGGAGGACTGGGCTCCTCCTCGTCGACATCAACCTCAAATCAGGCCAGTCCGCTGCCCTACGCCCAGTCAACGAATATCAGCATCAACTCGGACCTGGACTGCAGCTCCAACATCTCGTTGCTAAACTATGGCGTGGATCG CCTATCAGTGCGGTCACGATCACCGGATGAGAATAGTCAGTGTTCCTTCGACTCGGCGTTGAATCACTCGCGGGAGGAGGAggaccaccaccaccaacagcagcagcagacgcagcagcagcagcagcagctaaGGCAGTTTCCAAAGATACCGGGCATGATAGACGAGGACATGGAGAAGCTGGTCAGCTACA GCGCCGCCATGGAGGACAAAGTACAGACACCCCAGCCACTCggtggtggtgctggtgtTGGTGGAGGAGTTGCTAGTGCCAATGCTGGTGCTGGTGGAACTGGAGGAGCAGCCGAAGTCGGAGCTGCTGCAGCGGCTGGTGGCGGGGAGACTAACAGCAATCGCCACTCTAACGAATCGG GTTTCGTTTCGATGCGGGAGTTCCAGAGTGTGCAGTCCTCCACAAAGTCATCCAGCAGCAACTCGGACATTGCGATATCGACGGCGGTGGGGAGCAGCATGGAGTACCAGCAGATTAGCCAGTCGGTGTCGCACAGCCAGCGGCAAATCTCGtcgagcagcagcagctgcaccaccaccagctgcaccaccaacagcagcagcagcactaCAACCACCACCGGCTATGGCAGCTCCATTAGCGAActggagcagcagcagcagacgaCGAGTGCGGTGGTGGCGGATCTGGCGCCCGCCCTGCCGCCGAAGAGCGTTCAGAGGGGCAGTCTAACCCGCCACGAGTCCACCGGAGCCGGCGATGAGCTGGACGAGGCGCagtcctcctcctccggctGGGCCAGCCACCGGAGCAGTCAATCGGAGATGCCCGAGATGCGGCAGCTGTCGCCGCACCACCATCTCATCTGCCATCAGCACAGCTGCAGTGCTCAGCTGCAGCACTGGCCCTCGAAGCACCGCAGCTTGATCGAGGGCACTGGCAGCTGCGGCGCCTTTGACCAGCGCCACTTGGTGGACCAGGAGCCCCCGCCGCTGCCCATGAAGAAGAAGCACA TTCTGGCCTACATGGAGATCTGCTCGGCGTCCACGCGATCCATTGAGCAGCACCGCCACACAGTGCATGCGTACAACATCAGTCGCAACCTCACGCAGAGCCAGACCATGAA CATCATGTCCGTGAGCAAGGAACTGTCGCCGGAGCTGGAGGCACCGCCCGCCCTGCCGCCAAAGAACTACAAGCAGCGCATGGCGACAAGTATGGGATCATCGCCCTCGCTGCAGCCCATCATTGTGACCACGCCTCCTCCAAGTCCGAAGCCGACGCTGGGCGAGAATGGTTCGACGGGCAGGCCGGACAGTCGGATGGCCACCGTTTGCGAGGAGCTCCATGATGGTTTGGCCAGCGAGGATGCGATGCCGGAACTCCGGTCGCCCGTGCTCGATAGCAATGAGAATGTTAGCGCCGTCGACGATGGCCAGACCTTCTACTGTCACTCGCATCAGCTGCCCGGCGAGgtgggcgtgggcgtgggCGAGGGCGTGGATAATGCCGGTCAGCCAATTAGCACACCCCAAGTGCTCGAGGAGGAGCAAACGGTGGAGCCTCGGCCAGGAGTGGCTGGTGACGAGGTTGCCAAGCCAGAGATCGCCGCCGCCGTCCGcgtggaggaggaggaggagggaGAGGAGATGCTGATCAACATGCTGGAGGAGGTCAACATCACACGGTACCTGATACTCAAGAAGAGGGAGGAGGACGGGCCCGAGGTGAAGGGCGGCCACATCGACGCCCTCATCGTGCACGCCAGCCGTGTCCAGAAGGTCGCCGACAATG CATTCTGCGAGGCCTTCATCACCACCTTCCGCACCTTCATCCAGCCGATCGACGTGATCGAGAAGCTGACCCATCGCTACACATACTTCTTCTGTCAAGTGCAGGACAACAAGCAGAAGGCCGCCAAGGAGACCTTTGCGCTGCTGGTCCGAGTCGTCAACGATCTAAC GTCGACGGATCTTACCAGCCAGCTGCTAAGCCTACTGGTGGAGTTTGTCTATCAGTTGGTTTGCTCTGGCCAGCTCTACTTGGCGAAGTTGCTGCGCAACAAGTTCGTGGAGAAGGTGACGCTGTACAAGGAGCCCAAGGTGTACGGCTTTATCGGGGCGGAGTTGGGCGGAGCTGGTGGTGCCGCCGGATTGGGAGTGGCCGGGAGTGGTGGGAGCAGTGCAGCCGGCGGTGGAGGCGGAGCAGGCAACCAGCCTAGCCTGCTGGACCTCAAGTCGCTGGAGATCGCCGAACAGATGACGCTGCTGGATGCCGAGCTGTTCACGAAGATCGAGATACCAGAAGTATTACTATTTGCCAAAGATCAGTGCGAGGAGAAGTCGCCCAACCTCAACAAGTTCACCGAGCACTTCAACAAGATGTCCTACTGGGCGCGCTCCAAGATCCTGCGCCTGCAGGATGCCAAGGAGCGGGAGAAGCATGTGAACAAGTTCATCAAGATCATGAAGCACCTGCGCAAGATGAACAACTACAACTCGTATCTGGCGCTGCTGTCGGCCCTGGATTCGGGTCCCATAAGGAG ACTGGAGTGGCAAAAGGGCATCACCGAGGAGGTGCGATCCTTCTGCGCCCTCATCGATTCCAGCTCCAGTTTTCGGGCCTATCGCCAGGCCCTGGCCGAAACTAATCCGCCCTGCATACCCTATAT CGGCCTGATTCTACAGGATCTGACGTTTGTGCATGTGGGCAACCAGGACTATCTGTCCAAGGGCGTCATTAACTTCTCTAAGCGCTGGCAACAGTACAACATAATCGACAACATGAAACGTTTTAAGAAATG TGCCTATCCATTTCGACGCAACGAGCGCATTATACGCTTCTTTGATAACTTCAAGGACTTTATGGGCGAGGAGGAGATGTGGCAGATATCCGAGAAGATCAAGCCGCGAGGCCGCCGCCCGGTTAACTATTAG
- the C3G gene encoding guanine nucleotide-releasing factor 2 isoform X8, protein MRVLNTELRLRFKNRKPRPFNRAASADDAMDLGNGTGIGIGTGATTPLTPPEQCLNGATSMHGSISSPSTPGTCSSGIGVGGGGCSSSSNNSINSGGYSAACTPPPPTHHHHGHLQQQQQQQGTPGGSSRVGGAAGGSGVPPAPPSAGSSGHKNSLKGTKLARRARSFKDDLIEKISLMRTTNNTLGRSHSPHSPRTKHGSKAPPTTEEVQRSTQTLETHVKDISNALKHFRDVILKKKLEVLPGNGTVILETIASMYSVIQTYTLNEHSAIMSGATQQVYQSLGKLIKLCDEVMLSEESGECASLSNENVREVIDLLEDAVRNLVTLAQGKLKEQDQCAFRYSGSGLGGIGAAAEIMGKVTASPGVMSHVPGTGIMRVSVAESIGQRTSLPDIALTPKERDILEQHNVNPMRGSHSTESILRDTSPPPKPPLPNRASNPPPLPPKRRSQPVAPPGVGGLGSSSSTSTSNQASPLPYAQSTNISINSDLDCSSNISLLNYGVDRLSVRSRSPDENSQCSFDSALNHSREEEDHHHQQQQQTQQQQQQLRQFPKIPGMIDEDMEKLVSYSFVSMREFQSVQSSTKSSSSNSDIAISTAVGSSMEYQQISQSVSHSQRQISSSSSSCTTTSCTTNSSSSTTTTTGYGSSISELEQQQQTTSAVVADLAPALPPKSVQRGSLTRHESTGAGDELDEAQSSSSGWASHRSSQSEMPEMRQLSPHHHLICHQHSCSAQLQHWPSKHRSLIEGTGSCGAFDQRHLVDQEPPPLPMKKKHMFQSVAFSVLAYMEICSASTRSIEQHRHTVHAYNISRNLTQSQTMNIMSVSKELSPELEAPPALPPKNYKQRMATSMGSSPSLQPIIVTTPPPSPKPTLGENGSTGRPDSRMATVCEELHDGLASEDAMPELRSPVLDSNENVSAVDDGQTFYCHSHQLPGEVGVGVGEGVDNAGQPISTPQVLEEEQTVEPRPGVAGDEVAKPEIAAAVRVEEEEEGEEMLINMLEEVNITRYLILKKREEDGPEVKGGHIDALIVHASRVQKVADNAFCEAFITTFRTFIQPIDVIEKLTHRYTYFFCQVQDNKQKAAKETFALLVRVVNDLTSTDLTSQLLSLLVEFVYQLVCSGQLYLAKLLRNKFVEKVTLYKEPKVYGFIGAELGGAGGAAGLGVAGSGGSSAAGGGGGAGNQPSLLDLKSLEIAEQMTLLDAELFTKIEIPEVLLFAKDQCEEKSPNLNKFTEHFNKMSYWARSKILRLQDAKEREKHVNKFIKIMKHLRKMNNYNSYLALLSALDSGPIRRLEWQKGITEEVRSFCALIDSSSSFRAYRQALAETNPPCIPYIGLILQDLTFVHVGNQDYLSKGVINFSKRWQQYNIIDNMKRFKKCAYPFRRNERIIRFFDNFKDFMGEEEMWQISEKIKPRGRRPVNY, encoded by the exons ATGCGCGTTCTCAACACGGAGCTGCGCCTGCGCTTTAAAAATCGCAAACCGCGACCCTTTAATCGCGCTGCCAGTGCCGATGATGCGATGGATCTGGGAAATGGAACGGGGATTGGGATCGGGACGGGGGCTACGACCCCCTTGACGCCCCCCGAACAGTGCCTCAATGGAGCCACCAGTATGC ACGGCAGCATCAGTTCTCCGTCCACGCCTGGCACCTGTTCCAGTGGTATCGGAGTGGGCGGTGGcggctgcagcagcagcagcaacaacagcatcAACAGCGGCGGCTACTCCGCCGCCTGCACCCCGCCACCACCCACGCACCACCATCACGGGCAccttcagcagcagcagcagcagcagggaACGCCTGGTGGATCTAGTCGGGTGGGTGGAGCGGCAGGAGGGAGTGGAGTGCCACCGGCACCACCCAGCGCCGGATCGTCGGGCCACAAGAACAGCCTAAAGGGCACAAAGCTAGCGCGCCGGGCGCGCTCCTTTAAGGACGATCTCATCGAGAAGATCTCCCTGATGCGAACCACCAACAACACCCTGGGTCGCTCCCACTCGCCGCATAGTCCGCGCACCAAGCACGGCTCAAAGGCGCCGCCCACCACCGAGGAGGTGCAGCGCTCCACTCAGACGCTGGAGACGCACGTCAAGGACATCTCGAATGCCCTGAAGCACTTCCGGGATGTTATACTCAAGAAGAAGTTGGAGGTTTTGCCGGGAAACGGCACGGTCATTCTGGAAACCATAGCCAGCATGTACTCCG TGATCCAAACGTACACCCTGAACGAACATAGTGCCATCATGAGCGGCGCCACGCAGCAGGTTTACCAGAGCCTGGGCAAGCTCATCAAGCTCTGCGACGAGGTGATGCTCTCCGAGGAGAGCGGCGAGTGCGCCTCCTTGAGCAACGAGAATGTGCGGGAAGTCATCGATCTTCTGGAGGATGCCGTGCGG AATCTCGTTACGCTGGCGCAGGGCAAGCTGAAGGAGCAGGATCAGTGCGCATTTCGCTACAGCGGTTCTGGCTTGGGCGGCATCGGAGCTGCGGCCGAGATCATGGGCAAGGTCACCGCCTCGCCGGGAGTCATGAGTCATGTGCCGGGCACGGGCATTATGCGCGTCTCGGTCGCCGAGTCGATTGGCCAGCGCACTTCGCTGCCGGACATAGCACTCACGCCCAAGGAGCGCGACATTCTGGAGCAGCACAATGTGAACCCAATGCGCGGCTCCCACAGCACCGAGAGCATCCTGCGCGACACGAGTCCGCCGCCAAAGCCACCGCTACCCAATCGGGCCAGTAATCCGCCACCTCTTCCCCCCAAGCGACGCAGCCAGCCGGTTGCACCACCGGGTGTTGGAGGACTGGGCTCCTCCTCGTCGACATCAACCTCAAATCAGGCCAGTCCGCTGCCCTACGCCCAGTCAACGAATATCAGCATCAACTCGGACCTGGACTGCAGCTCCAACATCTCGTTGCTAAACTATGGCGTGGATCG CCTATCAGTGCGGTCACGATCACCGGATGAGAATAGTCAGTGTTCCTTCGACTCGGCGTTGAATCACTCGCGGGAGGAGGAggaccaccaccaccaacagcagcagcagacgcagcagcagcagcagcagctaaGGCAGTTTCCAAAGATACCGGGCATGATAGACGAGGACATGGAGAAGCTGGTCAGCTACA GTTTCGTTTCGATGCGGGAGTTCCAGAGTGTGCAGTCCTCCACAAAGTCATCCAGCAGCAACTCGGACATTGCGATATCGACGGCGGTGGGGAGCAGCATGGAGTACCAGCAGATTAGCCAGTCGGTGTCGCACAGCCAGCGGCAAATCTCGtcgagcagcagcagctgcaccaccaccagctgcaccaccaacagcagcagcagcactaCAACCACCACCGGCTATGGCAGCTCCATTAGCGAActggagcagcagcagcagacgaCGAGTGCGGTGGTGGCGGATCTGGCGCCCGCCCTGCCGCCGAAGAGCGTTCAGAGGGGCAGTCTAACCCGCCACGAGTCCACCGGAGCCGGCGATGAGCTGGACGAGGCGCagtcctcctcctccggctGGGCCAGCCACCGGAGCAGTCAATCGGAGATGCCCGAGATGCGGCAGCTGTCGCCGCACCACCATCTCATCTGCCATCAGCACAGCTGCAGTGCTCAGCTGCAGCACTGGCCCTCGAAGCACCGCAGCTTGATCGAGGGCACTGGCAGCTGCGGCGCCTTTGACCAGCGCCACTTGGTGGACCAGGAGCCCCCGCCGCTGCCCATGAAGAAGAAGCACA TGTTTCAAAGTGTGGCCTTTTCGG TTCTGGCCTACATGGAGATCTGCTCGGCGTCCACGCGATCCATTGAGCAGCACCGCCACACAGTGCATGCGTACAACATCAGTCGCAACCTCACGCAGAGCCAGACCATGAA CATCATGTCCGTGAGCAAGGAACTGTCGCCGGAGCTGGAGGCACCGCCCGCCCTGCCGCCAAAGAACTACAAGCAGCGCATGGCGACAAGTATGGGATCATCGCCCTCGCTGCAGCCCATCATTGTGACCACGCCTCCTCCAAGTCCGAAGCCGACGCTGGGCGAGAATGGTTCGACGGGCAGGCCGGACAGTCGGATGGCCACCGTTTGCGAGGAGCTCCATGATGGTTTGGCCAGCGAGGATGCGATGCCGGAACTCCGGTCGCCCGTGCTCGATAGCAATGAGAATGTTAGCGCCGTCGACGATGGCCAGACCTTCTACTGTCACTCGCATCAGCTGCCCGGCGAGgtgggcgtgggcgtgggCGAGGGCGTGGATAATGCCGGTCAGCCAATTAGCACACCCCAAGTGCTCGAGGAGGAGCAAACGGTGGAGCCTCGGCCAGGAGTGGCTGGTGACGAGGTTGCCAAGCCAGAGATCGCCGCCGCCGTCCGcgtggaggaggaggaggagggaGAGGAGATGCTGATCAACATGCTGGAGGAGGTCAACATCACACGGTACCTGATACTCAAGAAGAGGGAGGAGGACGGGCCCGAGGTGAAGGGCGGCCACATCGACGCCCTCATCGTGCACGCCAGCCGTGTCCAGAAGGTCGCCGACAATG CATTCTGCGAGGCCTTCATCACCACCTTCCGCACCTTCATCCAGCCGATCGACGTGATCGAGAAGCTGACCCATCGCTACACATACTTCTTCTGTCAAGTGCAGGACAACAAGCAGAAGGCCGCCAAGGAGACCTTTGCGCTGCTGGTCCGAGTCGTCAACGATCTAAC GTCGACGGATCTTACCAGCCAGCTGCTAAGCCTACTGGTGGAGTTTGTCTATCAGTTGGTTTGCTCTGGCCAGCTCTACTTGGCGAAGTTGCTGCGCAACAAGTTCGTGGAGAAGGTGACGCTGTACAAGGAGCCCAAGGTGTACGGCTTTATCGGGGCGGAGTTGGGCGGAGCTGGTGGTGCCGCCGGATTGGGAGTGGCCGGGAGTGGTGGGAGCAGTGCAGCCGGCGGTGGAGGCGGAGCAGGCAACCAGCCTAGCCTGCTGGACCTCAAGTCGCTGGAGATCGCCGAACAGATGACGCTGCTGGATGCCGAGCTGTTCACGAAGATCGAGATACCAGAAGTATTACTATTTGCCAAAGATCAGTGCGAGGAGAAGTCGCCCAACCTCAACAAGTTCACCGAGCACTTCAACAAGATGTCCTACTGGGCGCGCTCCAAGATCCTGCGCCTGCAGGATGCCAAGGAGCGGGAGAAGCATGTGAACAAGTTCATCAAGATCATGAAGCACCTGCGCAAGATGAACAACTACAACTCGTATCTGGCGCTGCTGTCGGCCCTGGATTCGGGTCCCATAAGGAG ACTGGAGTGGCAAAAGGGCATCACCGAGGAGGTGCGATCCTTCTGCGCCCTCATCGATTCCAGCTCCAGTTTTCGGGCCTATCGCCAGGCCCTGGCCGAAACTAATCCGCCCTGCATACCCTATAT CGGCCTGATTCTACAGGATCTGACGTTTGTGCATGTGGGCAACCAGGACTATCTGTCCAAGGGCGTCATTAACTTCTCTAAGCGCTGGCAACAGTACAACATAATCGACAACATGAAACGTTTTAAGAAATG TGCCTATCCATTTCGACGCAACGAGCGCATTATACGCTTCTTTGATAACTTCAAGGACTTTATGGGCGAGGAGGAGATGTGGCAGATATCCGAGAAGATCAAGCCGCGAGGCCGCCGCCCGGTTAACTATTAG